In the Styela clava chromosome 8, kaStyClav1.hap1.2, whole genome shotgun sequence genome, one interval contains:
- the LOC120345757 gene encoding uncharacterized protein LOC120345757 yields MVMLLFRLVFLVVVCGSNVTIGVKNTEGDLLAEDNFGFIDNVNPDNNGHVLDNTVNGIVNSPMILDDNIVEDTEESSSNDLLTLDMVEQSAVTSNIMLQPSTPNPTMYGYGINPFYSEVLDLTLAPEIDVVLPDSFAMTNEDHPSKLRMGNEVQIDLKQALPIFNETTQKPETTTKKDNSRVLGLRPFHGIAIPPGVPIPPGVPIPPGVPIPPGVPIPPGVPIPPGVPIPPGVPIPPGVPIPPGVPIPPDVPDHSSTSTTTKSTTTTVTSTNSRSIAPHPPIPRLLQPKKPTERAKPKTSTTLKPTTIKSKPSIPTKITPTKSTIQAGTPMDFQRGMIPVVDVDSGPTTSSQKIEHTTSNITTFEADNSKTIVIELNPIAGRDIFHNTSLIEKFNNSDNSDTRDQVTVVYRMCGYPSICDQETCISLDISSDTLEECEIRGAKAGFVFVVIILSLAIIVGNSLLPLVLWRNRELRSHHNLMKVSLGFADMITGLILLFSVIPNVIRTMQSTEQQLAEEDRDMTNSAQAIIAGSMLTLSAQASLFHLTYLSAERFVAIKWPLWHRVRGPKSLSSQILSVWAVSIIVSFLPAAFKYQFSFRYLPVLFVYIMTANGSETNAEGTAYIVITMVIPYIATITFTALTGVVVWWKMKSTAHMKRYSTRNHRTTNGGIGSQTTSGFKLASNGRYQWDDADNTKPELKPEVAVLKTLTIMIAAFSITLLPFIIVVILFYGEQLDCVNYSMPYTIAFYACMSNSFVNVLIYTVRDQKFRNGLHNVFRRRGASQIWSSNSNQGKKGMTMSTSIELTPHPIQMENGEKFSSRTSGKERWERALVGM; encoded by the exons ATGGTTATGCTCTTATTTCGATTAGTTTTCCTGGTTGTGGTATGTGGAAGTAATGTTACAATTGGAGTGAAAAACACCGAAGGTGATTTACTTGCGGAAGACAATTTCGGCTTTATAGACAATGTCAACCCTGACAACAATGGACATGTATTGGACAATACCGTGAATGGGATTGTAAATTCGCCAATGATTTTAGATGACAACATTGTGGAAGACACGGAAGAGAGTTCTTCAAATGATCTGCTTACACTCGACATGGTGGAGCAAAGCGCGGTTACTTCAAATATCATGCTGCAACCGAGCACACCAAATCCAACTATGTATGGGTATGGTATAAATCCATTTTACAGTGAGGTACTAGATTTAACATTGGCACCAGAAATCGATGTCGTACTTCCCGATAGCTTTGCCATGACAAATGAGGATCACCCGAGCAAGCTGAGGATGGGAAATGAGGTGCAAATAGACCTGAAACAGGCATTGCCGATTTTCAATGAAACGACGCAAAAACcagaaacaacaacaaaaaaagaCAACTCTCGCGTACTGGGCCTCCGACCGTTTCACGGAATTGCGATACCACCCGGTGTCCCTATTCCACCCGGTGTCCCTATTCCACCCGGTGTCCCTATTCCACCCGGTGTCCCTATTCCGCCCGGTGTTCCTATTCCACCCGGTGTCCCTATTCCACCCGGTGTCCCTATTCCACCCGGTGTCCCTATTCCACCCGGTGTCCCTATTCCACCAGATGTGCCAGACCATTCAAGCACCTCAACAACGACAAAATCAACAACGACCACGGTAACTAGCACGAATTCCAGATCAATCGCACCGCATCCACCAATACCGAGACTGCTACAACCGAAAAAACCAACAGAACGTGCAAAACCTAAAACTTCAACAACCTTAAAACCGACGACTATAAAAAGCAAACCATCCATACCTACGAAAATAACGCCAACAAAATCGACAATTCAAGCTGGCACGCCAATGGATTTTCAAAGAGGGATGATACCAGTAGTAGATGTAGACTCTGGGCCGACAACTTCATCACAAAAAATCGAGCATACAACATCAAACATTACGACATTCGAAGCCGATAACTCAAAAACCATAGTGATTGAACTAAACCCAATAGCAGGACGAGATATATTTCATAACACAAGTCTTATCGAGAAATTTAATAACAGTGATAATTCGGATACGCGTGATCAAGTTACTGTAGTTTATCGGATGTGTGGATACCCTTCTATATGCGATCAAGAAACTTGCATATCACTTGACATAAGTAGTGATACCTTGGAAGAGTGTGAAATACGGGGAGCGAAAGCAGGATTCGTTTTTGTCGTAATCATTTTATCACTAGCGATTATAGTAGGGAACAGTTTGCTACCGTTGGTACTGTGGAGAAATCGAGAATTGAGAAGTCATCACAATTTAATGAAAG TTTCACTTGGATTTGCTGACATGATAACTGGTTTGATTCTCCTGTTCTCCGTTATTCCCAATGTTATCCGTACGATGCAAAGCACCGAACAACAGTTAGCTGAAGAGGATAGAGATATGACGAATTCAGCCCAAGCTATAATAGCCGGTTCAATGCTAACTTTATCAGCACAG GCTTCATTGTTTCACTTGACATATCTCAGCGCTGAGCgttttgttgcaattaaatGGCCTTTGTGGCACCGAGTGAGAGGACCAAAGTCTCTTTCATCGCAAATTTTGTCGGTGTGGGCAGTTTCTATCATAGTGTCTTTTCTACCAG CTGCTTTCAAGTATCAATTCTCGTTTCGATATTTGCCTGTATTATTCGTCTACATAATGACAGCAAATGGATCCGAAACCAATGCGGAAGGAACGGCCTATATTGTGATAACCATGGTGATACCATATATAGCCACG ATAACATTTACGGCACTAACCGGGGTAGTAGTATGGTGGAAGATGAAATCAACGGCACATATGAAGCGTTATTCCACAAGAAATCATCGAACTACGAACGGTGGTATAGGATCCCAGACCACTTCCGGGTTCAAACTAGCGAGTAACGGACGATATCAATGGGATGATGCCGATAACACAAAACCGGAACTAAAGCCGGAAGTAGCGGTGTTGAAGACCCTAACGATTATGATTGCTGCCTTTAGCATAACACTAC TTCCTTTCATAATAGTTGTGATTCTATTCTACGGTGAACAACTGGACTGCGTAAACTACTCTATGCCATACACAATTGCCTTCTACGCCTGTATGTCGAACAGTTTTGTAAATGTATTGATATATACAGTACGAGACCAAAAATTCAGAAACGGTTTACATAATGTCTTTCGACGACGAGGGGCTAGTCAAATATGGAGCTCTAATTCCAATCAAGGAAAAAAAGGAATGACGATGAGTACGAGTATCGAACTCACACCCCATCCAATACAAATGGAGAATGGAGAAAAATTTTCCAGTAGAACATCTGGCAAAGAAAGATGGGAAAGAGCCTTGGTAGGGATGTGA